From a region of the Fusarium verticillioides 7600 chromosome 9, whole genome shotgun sequence genome:
- a CDS encoding ATP-dependent RNA helicase DBP2, whose protein sequence is MSGYDGGYSGGGGRGGGGYGGGGYGRDRGDRGGDRGGDRNGYGGGGYGGRGNGYGNGNGYGGGGGFGGGGFGGGYGGGAGGDRMGALGAGLKNQEWDVNSLPKFEKSFYKEHPDVTNRSDADVEAFRRKHQMTIAGKDVPRPVETFDEAGFPRYVMDEVKAQGFPAPTAIQSQGWPMALSGRDVVGIAETGSGKTLTYCLPSIVHINAQPLLAPGDGPIVLVLAPTRELAVQIQEEMKKFGRSSRIRNTCVYGGVPKGPQIRDLSRGVEVCIATPGRLIDMLEAGKTNLRRVTYLVLDEADRMLDMGFEPQIRKIIGQIRPDRQTLMWSATWPKEVRALASDFLQDFIQVNIGSMELAANHRITQIVEVVTDMEKRDRMIKHLEKVMENKENKILIFVGTKRIADEITRFLRQDGWPALSIHGDKQQNERDWVLDQFKTGKSPIMVATDVASRGIDVRNITHVLNYDYPNNSEDYIHRIGRTGRAGAKGTAITLFTTDNQKQARDLVNVLQEAKQQIDPRLAEMTRYGGGGGRGYGGWGRGRGGGRANANSQPIGNRNRRW, encoded by the exons ATGTCTGGCTACGACGGCGGATAcagcggcggcggtggcCGCGGAGGAGGTGGCTACGGCGGTGGTGGTTACGGCCGTGATCGCGGCGACCGTGGTGGTGACCGAGGCGGTGACCGCAATGGTTACGGCGGTGGTGGCTACGGAGG CCGAGGCAACGGATACGGTAACGGAAATGGTtacggcggcggcggtggttTCGGAGGAGGTGGTTTTGGAGGCGGCTATGGAGGAGGTGCCGGCGGTGACCGCATGGGTGCCCTCGGCGCTGgcctcaagaaccaggagTGGG ATGTCAACTCCCTCCCCAAGTTCGAGAAGTCTTTCTACAAGGAACACCCCGATGTCACAAACCGATCTGACGCTGATGTGGAAGCCTTCCGCCGTAAGCACCAGATGACCATCGCTGGCAAGGATGTTCCCAGACCCGTCGAGACTTTCGATGAGGCTGGCTTCCCCAGATATGTCATggatgaggtcaaggcccAGGGCTTTCCTGCCCCTACCGCCATTCAGTCCCAGGGTTGGCCCATGGCTCTTTCCGGTCGTGATGTCGTTGGTATTGCCGAGACAGGCTCCGGAAAGACTCTTACGTATTGTCTCCCCTCCATTGTCCACATCAACGCCCAGCCTCTCCTTGCCCCCGGCGACGGCCCTATTGTCCTCGTCCTTGCCCCCACTCGTGAACTTGCTGTTCAGATTCaggaagagatgaagaagttcggCCGATCTTCTCGCATCCGAAACACTTGTGTTTACGGTGGTGTCCCTAAGGGTCCTCAGATCCGCGATCTCTCTCGAGGAGTTGAGGTCTGCATTGCCACCCCTGGCCGCTTGATTGATAtgcttgaggctggtaagaCTAACTTGCGCCGTGTCACTTACCTCGTTCTCGACGAGGCTGATCGCATGCTCGACATGGGTTTCGAGCCCCAGATTCGCAAGATTATTGGCCAGATTCGACCTGACCGACAGACTCTGATGTGGTCCGCTACCTGGCCCAAGGAGGTCCGCGCTCTGGCTTCCGACTTCCTCCAGGATTTCATCCAGGTCAACATTGGTTCCATGGAGCTTGCTGCCAACCACCGTATCACACAGATTGTCGAGGTTGTCACAGACATGGAGAAGCGTGACCGCATGATCAAGCACCTTGAGAAGGTTatggagaacaaggagaacaagatcctcatcttTGTCGGCACAAAGCGAATTGCTGACGAGATCACTCGATTCCTCCGCCAGGATGGATGGCCCGCGCTCT CCATTCACGGAGACAAGCAGCAGAACGAGCGTGATTGGGTGCTTGACCAGTTCAAGACCGGAAAGTCCCCCATCATGGTGGCTACTGACGTGGCCTCGCGTGGTATCG ATGTGCGCAACATCACTCATGTGTTGAACTACGACTACCCCAACAACTCGGAGGACTACATTCACAGAATTGGTCGTACCGGCCGTGCCGGTGCCAAGGGTACCGCCATCACCCTCTTCACTACTGACA ACCAGAAGCAGGCCCGTGATCTTGTCAATGTTCTCCAGGAGGCCAAGCAGCAGATTGACCCTCGCCTTGCTGAGATGACTCGATatggtggcggtggtggtcgCGGCTACGGTGGATGGGGACGTGGTCGCGGCGGTGGTAGAG ccaacgccaacagcCAGCCCATCGGCAACCGCAACCGTCGATGGTAA
- a CDS encoding ATP-dependent RNA helicase DBP2 — MGALGAGLKNQEWDVNSLPKFEKSFYKEHPDVTNRSDADVEAFRRKHQMTIAGKDVPRPVETFDEAGFPRYVMDEVKAQGFPAPTAIQSQGWPMALSGRDVVGIAETGSGKTLTYCLPSIVHINAQPLLAPGDGPIVLVLAPTRELAVQIQEEMKKFGRSSRIRNTCVYGGVPKGPQIRDLSRGVEVCIATPGRLIDMLEAGKTNLRRVTYLVLDEADRMLDMGFEPQIRKIIGQIRPDRQTLMWSATWPKEVRALASDFLQDFIQVNIGSMELAANHRITQIVEVVTDMEKRDRMIKHLEKVMENKENKILIFVGTKRIADEITRFLRQDGWPALSIHGDKQQNERDWVLDQFKTGKSPIMVATDVASRGIDVRNITHVLNYDYPNNSEDYIHRIGRTGRAGAKGTAITLFTTDNQKQARDLVNVLQEAKQQIDPRLAEMTRYGGGGGRGYGGWGRGRGGGRANANSQPIGNRNRRW, encoded by the exons ATGGGTGCCCTCGGCGCTGgcctcaagaaccaggagTGGG ATGTCAACTCCCTCCCCAAGTTCGAGAAGTCTTTCTACAAGGAACACCCCGATGTCACAAACCGATCTGACGCTGATGTGGAAGCCTTCCGCCGTAAGCACCAGATGACCATCGCTGGCAAGGATGTTCCCAGACCCGTCGAGACTTTCGATGAGGCTGGCTTCCCCAGATATGTCATggatgaggtcaaggcccAGGGCTTTCCTGCCCCTACCGCCATTCAGTCCCAGGGTTGGCCCATGGCTCTTTCCGGTCGTGATGTCGTTGGTATTGCCGAGACAGGCTCCGGAAAGACTCTTACGTATTGTCTCCCCTCCATTGTCCACATCAACGCCCAGCCTCTCCTTGCCCCCGGCGACGGCCCTATTGTCCTCGTCCTTGCCCCCACTCGTGAACTTGCTGTTCAGATTCaggaagagatgaagaagttcggCCGATCTTCTCGCATCCGAAACACTTGTGTTTACGGTGGTGTCCCTAAGGGTCCTCAGATCCGCGATCTCTCTCGAGGAGTTGAGGTCTGCATTGCCACCCCTGGCCGCTTGATTGATAtgcttgaggctggtaagaCTAACTTGCGCCGTGTCACTTACCTCGTTCTCGACGAGGCTGATCGCATGCTCGACATGGGTTTCGAGCCCCAGATTCGCAAGATTATTGGCCAGATTCGACCTGACCGACAGACTCTGATGTGGTCCGCTACCTGGCCCAAGGAGGTCCGCGCTCTGGCTTCCGACTTCCTCCAGGATTTCATCCAGGTCAACATTGGTTCCATGGAGCTTGCTGCCAACCACCGTATCACACAGATTGTCGAGGTTGTCACAGACATGGAGAAGCGTGACCGCATGATCAAGCACCTTGAGAAGGTTatggagaacaaggagaacaagatcctcatcttTGTCGGCACAAAGCGAATTGCTGACGAGATCACTCGATTCCTCCGCCAGGATGGATGGCCCGCGCTCT CCATTCACGGAGACAAGCAGCAGAACGAGCGTGATTGGGTGCTTGACCAGTTCAAGACCGGAAAGTCCCCCATCATGGTGGCTACTGACGTGGCCTCGCGTGGTATCG ATGTGCGCAACATCACTCATGTGTTGAACTACGACTACCCCAACAACTCGGAGGACTACATTCACAGAATTGGTCGTACCGGCCGTGCCGGTGCCAAGGGTACCGCCATCACCCTCTTCACTACTGACA ACCAGAAGCAGGCCCGTGATCTTGTCAATGTTCTCCAGGAGGCCAAGCAGCAGATTGACCCTCGCCTTGCTGAGATGACTCGATatggtggcggtggtggtcgCGGCTACGGTGGATGGGGACGTGGTCGCGGCGGTGGTAGAG ccaacgccaacagcCAGCCCATCGGCAACCGCAACCGTCGATGGTAA
- a CDS encoding ATP-dependent RNA helicase DBP2: MSGYDGGYSGGGGRGGGGYGGGGYGRDRGDRGGDRGGDRNGYGGGGYGGRGNGYGNGNGYGGGGGFGGGGFGGGYGGGAGGDRMGALGAGLKNQEWDVNSLPKFEKSFYKEHPDVTNRSDADVEAFRRKHQMTIAGKDVPRPVETFDEAGFPRYVMDEVKAQGFPAPTAIQSQGWPMALSGRDVVGIAETGSGKTLTYCLPSIVHINAQPLLAPGDGPIVLVLAPTRELAVQIQEEMKKFGRSSRIRNTCVYGGVPKGPQIRDLSRGVEVCIATPGRLIDMLEAGKTNLRRVTYLVLDEADRMLDMGFEPQIRKIIGQIRPDRQTLMWSATWPKEVRALASDFLQDFIQVNIGSMELAANHRITQIVEVVTDMEKRDRMIKHLEKVMENKENKILIFVGTKRIADEITRFLRQDGWPALSIHGDKQQNERDWVLDQFKTGKSPIMVATDVASRGIDVRNITHVLNYDYPNNSEDYIHRIGRTGRAGAKGTAITLFTTDNQKQARDLVNVLQEAKQQIDPRLAEMTRYGGGGGRGYGGWGRGRGGGRGGYRRR, translated from the exons ATGTCTGGCTACGACGGCGGATAcagcggcggcggtggcCGCGGAGGAGGTGGCTACGGCGGTGGTGGTTACGGCCGTGATCGCGGCGACCGTGGTGGTGACCGAGGCGGTGACCGCAATGGTTACGGCGGTGGTGGCTACGGAGG CCGAGGCAACGGATACGGTAACGGAAATGGTtacggcggcggcggtggttTCGGAGGAGGTGGTTTTGGAGGCGGCTATGGAGGAGGTGCCGGCGGTGACCGCATGGGTGCCCTCGGCGCTGgcctcaagaaccaggagTGGG ATGTCAACTCCCTCCCCAAGTTCGAGAAGTCTTTCTACAAGGAACACCCCGATGTCACAAACCGATCTGACGCTGATGTGGAAGCCTTCCGCCGTAAGCACCAGATGACCATCGCTGGCAAGGATGTTCCCAGACCCGTCGAGACTTTCGATGAGGCTGGCTTCCCCAGATATGTCATggatgaggtcaaggcccAGGGCTTTCCTGCCCCTACCGCCATTCAGTCCCAGGGTTGGCCCATGGCTCTTTCCGGTCGTGATGTCGTTGGTATTGCCGAGACAGGCTCCGGAAAGACTCTTACGTATTGTCTCCCCTCCATTGTCCACATCAACGCCCAGCCTCTCCTTGCCCCCGGCGACGGCCCTATTGTCCTCGTCCTTGCCCCCACTCGTGAACTTGCTGTTCAGATTCaggaagagatgaagaagttcggCCGATCTTCTCGCATCCGAAACACTTGTGTTTACGGTGGTGTCCCTAAGGGTCCTCAGATCCGCGATCTCTCTCGAGGAGTTGAGGTCTGCATTGCCACCCCTGGCCGCTTGATTGATAtgcttgaggctggtaagaCTAACTTGCGCCGTGTCACTTACCTCGTTCTCGACGAGGCTGATCGCATGCTCGACATGGGTTTCGAGCCCCAGATTCGCAAGATTATTGGCCAGATTCGACCTGACCGACAGACTCTGATGTGGTCCGCTACCTGGCCCAAGGAGGTCCGCGCTCTGGCTTCCGACTTCCTCCAGGATTTCATCCAGGTCAACATTGGTTCCATGGAGCTTGCTGCCAACCACCGTATCACACAGATTGTCGAGGTTGTCACAGACATGGAGAAGCGTGACCGCATGATCAAGCACCTTGAGAAGGTTatggagaacaaggagaacaagatcctcatcttTGTCGGCACAAAGCGAATTGCTGACGAGATCACTCGATTCCTCCGCCAGGATGGATGGCCCGCGCTCT CCATTCACGGAGACAAGCAGCAGAACGAGCGTGATTGGGTGCTTGACCAGTTCAAGACCGGAAAGTCCCCCATCATGGTGGCTACTGACGTGGCCTCGCGTGGTATCG ATGTGCGCAACATCACTCATGTGTTGAACTACGACTACCCCAACAACTCGGAGGACTACATTCACAGAATTGGTCGTACCGGCCGTGCCGGTGCCAAGGGTACCGCCATCACCCTCTTCACTACTGACA ACCAGAAGCAGGCCCGTGATCTTGTCAATGTTCTCCAGGAGGCCAAGCAGCAGATTGACCCTCGCCTTGCTGAGATGACTCGATatggtggcggtggtggtcgCGGCTACGGTGGATGGGGACGTGGTCGCGGCGGTGGTAGAGGTGGGTATCGCCGACGCTGA
- a CDS encoding ATP-dependent RNA helicase DBP2, which translates to MGALGAGLKNQEWDVNSLPKFEKSFYKEHPDVTNRSDADVEAFRRKHQMTIAGKDVPRPVETFDEAGFPRYVMDEVKAQGFPAPTAIQSQGWPMALSGRDVVGIAETGSGKTLTYCLPSIVHINAQPLLAPGDGPIVLVLAPTRELAVQIQEEMKKFGRSSRIRNTCVYGGVPKGPQIRDLSRGVEVCIATPGRLIDMLEAGKTNLRRVTYLVLDEADRMLDMGFEPQIRKIIGQIRPDRQTLMWSATWPKEVRALASDFLQDFIQVNIGSMELAANHRITQIVEVVTDMEKRDRMIKHLEKVMENKENKILIFVGTKRIADEITRFLRQDGWPALSIHGDKQQNERDWVLDQFKTGKSPIMVATDVASRGIDVRNITHVLNYDYPNNSEDYIHRIGRTGRAGAKGTAITLFTTDNQKQARDLVNVLQEAKQQIDPRLAEMTRYGGGGGRGYGGWGRGRGGGRGGYRRR; encoded by the exons ATGGGTGCCCTCGGCGCTGgcctcaagaaccaggagTGGG ATGTCAACTCCCTCCCCAAGTTCGAGAAGTCTTTCTACAAGGAACACCCCGATGTCACAAACCGATCTGACGCTGATGTGGAAGCCTTCCGCCGTAAGCACCAGATGACCATCGCTGGCAAGGATGTTCCCAGACCCGTCGAGACTTTCGATGAGGCTGGCTTCCCCAGATATGTCATggatgaggtcaaggcccAGGGCTTTCCTGCCCCTACCGCCATTCAGTCCCAGGGTTGGCCCATGGCTCTTTCCGGTCGTGATGTCGTTGGTATTGCCGAGACAGGCTCCGGAAAGACTCTTACGTATTGTCTCCCCTCCATTGTCCACATCAACGCCCAGCCTCTCCTTGCCCCCGGCGACGGCCCTATTGTCCTCGTCCTTGCCCCCACTCGTGAACTTGCTGTTCAGATTCaggaagagatgaagaagttcggCCGATCTTCTCGCATCCGAAACACTTGTGTTTACGGTGGTGTCCCTAAGGGTCCTCAGATCCGCGATCTCTCTCGAGGAGTTGAGGTCTGCATTGCCACCCCTGGCCGCTTGATTGATAtgcttgaggctggtaagaCTAACTTGCGCCGTGTCACTTACCTCGTTCTCGACGAGGCTGATCGCATGCTCGACATGGGTTTCGAGCCCCAGATTCGCAAGATTATTGGCCAGATTCGACCTGACCGACAGACTCTGATGTGGTCCGCTACCTGGCCCAAGGAGGTCCGCGCTCTGGCTTCCGACTTCCTCCAGGATTTCATCCAGGTCAACATTGGTTCCATGGAGCTTGCTGCCAACCACCGTATCACACAGATTGTCGAGGTTGTCACAGACATGGAGAAGCGTGACCGCATGATCAAGCACCTTGAGAAGGTTatggagaacaaggagaacaagatcctcatcttTGTCGGCACAAAGCGAATTGCTGACGAGATCACTCGATTCCTCCGCCAGGATGGATGGCCCGCGCTCT CCATTCACGGAGACAAGCAGCAGAACGAGCGTGATTGGGTGCTTGACCAGTTCAAGACCGGAAAGTCCCCCATCATGGTGGCTACTGACGTGGCCTCGCGTGGTATCG ATGTGCGCAACATCACTCATGTGTTGAACTACGACTACCCCAACAACTCGGAGGACTACATTCACAGAATTGGTCGTACCGGCCGTGCCGGTGCCAAGGGTACCGCCATCACCCTCTTCACTACTGACA ACCAGAAGCAGGCCCGTGATCTTGTCAATGTTCTCCAGGAGGCCAAGCAGCAGATTGACCCTCGCCTTGCTGAGATGACTCGATatggtggcggtggtggtcgCGGCTACGGTGGATGGGGACGTGGTCGCGGCGGTGGTAGAGGTGGGTATCGCCGACGCTGA
- a CDS encoding ATP-dependent RNA helicase DBP2, translating to MSGYDGGYSGGGGRGGGGYGGGGYGRDRGDRGGDRGGDRNGYGGGGYGGRGNGYGNGNGYGGGGGFGGGGFGGGYGGGAGGDRMGALGAGLKNQEWDVNSLPKFEKSFYKEHPDVTNRSDADVEAFRRKHQMTIAGKDVPRPVETFDEAGFPRYVMDEVKAQGFPAPTAIQSQGWPMALSGRDVVGIAETGSGKTLTYCLPSIVHINAQPLLAPGDGPIVLVLAPTRELAVQIQEEMKKFGRSSRIRNTCVYGGVPKGPQIRDLSRGVEVCIATPGRLIDMLEAGKTNLRRVTYLVLDEADRMLDMGFEPQIRKIIGQIRPDRQTLMWSATWPKEVRALASDFLQDFIQVNIGSMELAANHRITQIVEVVTDMEKRDRMIKHLEKVMENKENKILIFVGTKRIADEITRFLRQDGWPALSIHGDKQQNERDWVLDQFKTGKSPIMVATDVASRGIGMYHHPPSLMATSSDSTCCTLLSCLGALLTVRICLIIIVSNWFSTNGVLIRCVAFTLLCSRVFTLVPFSLPWYECGVGILLPLIKLLAKVLLFPGPSDPHTPGWHFDALSIAPSPLGVKYRWPANMLSHSPSSSVLERCYTNPCFAC from the exons ATGTCTGGCTACGACGGCGGATAcagcggcggcggtggcCGCGGAGGAGGTGGCTACGGCGGTGGTGGTTACGGCCGTGATCGCGGCGACCGTGGTGGTGACCGAGGCGGTGACCGCAATGGTTACGGCGGTGGTGGCTACGGAGG CCGAGGCAACGGATACGGTAACGGAAATGGTtacggcggcggcggtggttTCGGAGGAGGTGGTTTTGGAGGCGGCTATGGAGGAGGTGCCGGCGGTGACCGCATGGGTGCCCTCGGCGCTGgcctcaagaaccaggagTGGG ATGTCAACTCCCTCCCCAAGTTCGAGAAGTCTTTCTACAAGGAACACCCCGATGTCACAAACCGATCTGACGCTGATGTGGAAGCCTTCCGCCGTAAGCACCAGATGACCATCGCTGGCAAGGATGTTCCCAGACCCGTCGAGACTTTCGATGAGGCTGGCTTCCCCAGATATGTCATggatgaggtcaaggcccAGGGCTTTCCTGCCCCTACCGCCATTCAGTCCCAGGGTTGGCCCATGGCTCTTTCCGGTCGTGATGTCGTTGGTATTGCCGAGACAGGCTCCGGAAAGACTCTTACGTATTGTCTCCCCTCCATTGTCCACATCAACGCCCAGCCTCTCCTTGCCCCCGGCGACGGCCCTATTGTCCTCGTCCTTGCCCCCACTCGTGAACTTGCTGTTCAGATTCaggaagagatgaagaagttcggCCGATCTTCTCGCATCCGAAACACTTGTGTTTACGGTGGTGTCCCTAAGGGTCCTCAGATCCGCGATCTCTCTCGAGGAGTTGAGGTCTGCATTGCCACCCCTGGCCGCTTGATTGATAtgcttgaggctggtaagaCTAACTTGCGCCGTGTCACTTACCTCGTTCTCGACGAGGCTGATCGCATGCTCGACATGGGTTTCGAGCCCCAGATTCGCAAGATTATTGGCCAGATTCGACCTGACCGACAGACTCTGATGTGGTCCGCTACCTGGCCCAAGGAGGTCCGCGCTCTGGCTTCCGACTTCCTCCAGGATTTCATCCAGGTCAACATTGGTTCCATGGAGCTTGCTGCCAACCACCGTATCACACAGATTGTCGAGGTTGTCACAGACATGGAGAAGCGTGACCGCATGATCAAGCACCTTGAGAAGGTTatggagaacaaggagaacaagatcctcatcttTGTCGGCACAAAGCGAATTGCTGACGAGATCACTCGATTCCTCCGCCAGGATGGATGGCCCGCGCTCT CCATTCACGGAGACAAGCAGCAGAACGAGCGTGATTGGGTGCTTGACCAGTTCAAGACCGGAAAGTCCCCCATCATGGTGGCTACTGACGTGGCCTCGCGTGGTATCGGTATGTATCATCATCCCCCCTCCCTCATGGCAACTTCCAGCGACAGCACTTGCTGTACTTTACTCTCGTGTTTAGGGGCTCTCTTGACTGTGCGAATCTGCCTGATAATTATCGTGTCCAATTGGTTCTCAACCAACGGGGTCTTGATCCGTTGTGTAGCCTTCACTTTGCTATGCTCACGTGTGTTCACTCTTGTACCGTTCTCACTCCCGTGGTACGAGTGTGGAGTTGGCATATTATTGCCTTTGATCAAGCTGCTGGCCAAGGTTCTCTTGTTCCCAGGACCCAGTGACCCGCATACTCCAGGATGGCATTTTGACGCACTTTCTATTGCCCCATCTCCGCTAGGAGTGAAGTACAGATGGCCTGCCAATATGCTTAGCCAttcaccttcatcttccgTGCTGGAACGTTGCTATACAAACCCCTGCTTCGCCTGCTAA
- a CDS encoding kynureninase 1: MGDSSEVSGRDHAIELDSNNALRHTRDEFNIPSKADVARKTLPTSDSTDTDDKAIYLVGNSLGLQPKRTLDRIQQYLATWRTQGVQGHFKPLDDSPLPTWLDVDARAAEMIAPIVGGKVSEVAVMQTLTANLHLLMAAFYKPDVEGRHKIILESKAFPSDHYAVETQIRHHGLRPEDSMITIEPPSNEDILPNEYVESIIEKHASTTAALLLPGIQYYSGQLLDIPHLTTFARERGIFVIWDLAHAAGNVPLSLHDWNVDAAAWCTYKYLNGGPGCIGGLFVHERHTQVGNDGSHNVRLAGWWGNDKKNRFLMRSGFVPVPGAAGFQLSNPSVLDITSLCASLEVFELAGGMAPLREKSIRLTAYLVSELQKLPQDMSAYWKIITPSEQERRGAQVSILLADGLLDEVMAGLERRSVLVDERRPNVIRVAPAPLYNTFLDCWGFVGAFRGALEEALYAKWKKEQMDE, from the exons ATGGGTGACTCCTCCGAGGTTTCTGGCAGGGACCACGCTATTGAGCTGGATTCCAACAACGCTCTCAGACACACTCGCGATGAGTTCAACATCCCATCCAAAGCTGATGTAGCTCGCAAAACTCTCCCTACCAGTGACAGCACGG ATACCGACGATAAAGCGATTTACCTTGTAGGCAACTCTCTCGGTCTTCAGCCCAAACGCACTTTAGATCGCATACAGCAATACCTTGCGACATGGCGCACACAAGGTGTACAGGGCCACTTCAAGCCCCTTGATGACTCTCCTCTGCCAACATGGCTAGACGTTGATGCTCGTGCGGCCGAGATGATTGCGCCAATTGTGGGCGGCAAGGTCAGCGAAGTGGCTGTCATGCAGACTCTCACAGCCAATCTTcacttgttgatggcggcaTTTTATAAGCCTGATGTTGAGGGACGGCATAAAATCATACTAGAGAGCAAAGCATTTCCCAGTGATCAT TATGCTGTTGAGACACAAATACGGCATCACGGACTCCGTCCTGAAGACTCGATGATTACCATTGAGCCTCCAAGCAACGAGGACATTCTCCCTAACGAATATGTGGAGTCCATTATCGAGAAGCACGCCTCCACTACTGCAGCACTTCTCCTTCCAGGTATTCAATACTACTCGGGCCAGCTCCTCGATATTCCACACTTGACTACTTTTGCTCGCGAGCGTGGCATATTCGTCATTTGGGATCTTGCTCATGCTGCAGGCAACGTGCCTCTCTCATTACACGACTGGAACGTCGACGCGGCTGCTTGGTGTACATACAAGTACTTGAATGGCGGACCAGGCTGTATTGGAGGGCTGTTTGTTCACGAACGTCACACGCAGGTTGGGAACGATGGATCGCACAACGTGAGACTCGCTGGCTGGTGGGgaaacgacaagaagaaccgATTCTTAATGAGATCTGGTTTCGTTCCTGTGCCTGGCGCAGCAGGGTTTCAACTCAGCAATCCCTCCGTACTTGACATAACATCCCTTTGTGCTTCCCTCGAGGTATTCGAGCTAGCCGGCGGTATGGCTCCTCTACGCGAAAAGAGCATCAGATTAACGGCCTATCTCGTCTCCGAACTGCAGAAACTGCCGCAGGATATGAGCGCGTACTGGAAGATCATCACGCCCAGTGAGCAAGAACGTCGTGGGGCGCAGGTGAGCATTCTCCTGGCCGATGGATTGCTTGATGAGGTTAtggctggtcttgagagGAGGAGTGTTCTGGTTGACGAGCGCAGACCTAATGTGATTAGAGTAGCGCCTGCACCGCTGTATAATACTTTCTTGGATTGCTGGGGCTTTGTCGGTGCGTTCAGGGGCGCTTTAGAGGAGGCCCTGTATGCAAAGTGGAAAAAGGAGCAAATGGATGAGTAG